A region of Necator americanus strain Aroian chromosome I, whole genome shotgun sequence DNA encodes the following proteins:
- a CDS encoding hypothetical protein (NECATOR_CHRI.G1672.T1), producing MEERQSAESRLNGVGSRACGDMSLKDKEGRSRSSEVGDHLLKAVIGGPLKTTHEVAQELGFDQSTAVCHLEKMRKMKKLKKCVKHELS from the coding sequence atggaaGAACGACAAAGCGCTGAAAGTCGTTTAAACGGCGTTGGTTCTAGAGCTTGTGGTGACATGAGTCTCAAAGATAAGGAAGGTCGCAGTCGTAGTTCTGAAGTTGGCGACCACCTGCTGAAGGCAGTCATCGGAGGTCCGCTTAAAACAACACATGAGGTTGCCCAAGAACTGGGCTTTGACCAGTCTACAGCTGTTtgccatttggaaaaaatgagaaagatgaaaaagttgaagaagtgTGTGAAGCATGAACTGAGCTAG